The following are encoded together in the Platichthys flesus chromosome 9, fPlaFle2.1, whole genome shotgun sequence genome:
- the nrl gene encoding neural retina-specific leucine zipper protein yields the protein MSSPPLPMPSLPPSPLAMEYLNDFDLLKFEVKSDTPPLPPPCPYPKSGCDPSSSPYTSHPPQDSSLNSSPYNSLPPSPTLSDAHPPPSGSSSLSSSSSSISFPFSISNSFNSGISSGSQGNVEGSPGHSGPQGPTPASLEDLIWLAALQQQFGGEVTGPATLLGALGGVPERGDRERGPVNGFLGCEDAVEALLNSAAAAVSSQFPGLSQSSTSNLGDSSSESGGDISCTKGTDMCHRPLVFLSSAPASLPNATQASAPYPQPLSPQGRLHHHQHHHHQHHSHHSMHGSHHHHHHPLVNQCGSNDRFSDEQLVSLSVRELNRHLRGVSKDEVVRLKQKRRTLKNRGYAQSCRYKRLQHRHALESEKHVLTQQLEQLQCELNRVLRERDTYKARYEKLLSTNHGAGGEAPLTRPTNPPSPPPDYFL from the exons atgtcctctcctcccctccccatgccctctctcccccccagcCCGCTGGCCATGGAGTACCTGAATGACTTTGACCTCCTCAAGTTTGAGGTGAAATCTGAcactcctccactccctcctcctTGTCCATATCCCAAATCTGGCTGCGACCCCTCAAGCTCACCATACACCAGCCACCCTCCGCAGGACTCCAGTTTGAACTCCAGTCCATACAACTCGCTGCCGCCCTCGCCGACGCTCAGCGACGCCCACCCGCCTCCCTCAggctcttcctccctctcatcttcatcctcctccatctccttcccCTTCTCCATCTCGAACAGCTTCAACTCTGGCATCAGCTCTGGCTCTCAGGGGAATGTGGAGGGGAGCCCGGGCCACAGTGGGCCCCAGGGTCCCACTCCGGCCTCGCTGGAGGACCTGATCTGGCTAGCAGCGCTGCAGCAACAGTTTGGAGGGGAGGTGACAGGGCCTGCCACTCTGCTGGGAGCCTTGGGCGGGGTGCcagagagaggggacagagagagggggccGGTAAACGGCTTCCTGGGCTGTGAGGATGCTGTTGAGGCCCTGCtgaactcagctgctgcagctgtcagCTCACAG TTTCCAGGTCTCTCTCAGAGTTCCACCAGCAATCTTGGAGACTCAAGCAGCGAAAGCGGAGGCGACATATCCTGCACCAAGGGGACAGACATGTGCCATCGCCCGCTCGTCTTCCTCTCATCGGCCCCTGCCTCGCTCCCCAACGCCACCCAAGCCTCGGCTCCCTACCCGCAGCCTCTCAGCCCCCAGGGTCGCCTTCATCACCACCAGCATCACCATCATCAGCACCACTCGCATCACTCCATGCATGGCAgccatcaccatcaccaccacccacTAGTTAATCAG TGTGGGTCAAACGACCGCTTCTCCGACGAGCAGCTGGTGAGCCTGTCGGTCCGCGAGCTCAACCGACACCTGCGTGGCGTGAGCAAAGACGAGGTGGTGCGCCTGAAGCAGAAACGCCGCACGCTAAAGAACCGGGGCTATGCCCAGTCCTGCCGCTACAAGCGCCTACAGCACCGCCACGCACTGGAGTCAGAGAAACATGTGCTCACACAACAG ttggagcagctgcagtgtgAGCTGAATCGAGTGCTGAGGGAAAGAGACACCTACAAGGCTCGCTACGAGAAGCTCCTCAGCACGAACCACGGCGCCGGCGGCGAGGCCCCACTGACCCGCCCCACAAACCCACCTTCCCCACCCCCCGACTACTTCCTCTGA
- the LOC133960838 gene encoding capping protein, Arp2/3 and myosin-I linker protein 3-like, whose protein sequence is MASKEITASGFVSVSKDISESIRKIIDKSSIKFVCGIKLDTKNGKTEDRILVLTTWRLYFLAPKVPAKVESTFNFLEIRALNSHPDHQVIIDTDKSSFCLRFESREHVNHVVSHINYALSRIFNNSIFAPSICHSDSDLSEGSRKYSPSSETSVETQRACGGFSETYAALCDYNGISCKEEVQWDVDTIYHSQDNREFNLLDFSHLESRDLAVIVASMAYNTWFTKLYCKDLRIGSEVTEQVLHTISKSSSLEEITLENAGLKSDFPQKMSAALSENPASVIHSLNLAHNSLDNQGVSNLIQQVCRLSKGLRLLNLSKTSLTSKGVVSLSQALCSSDEYSNSLLHLDLSKNPGVLSGEDASNLYLFLSQPNCLVHLDLSGTDCSVDSLFGALLRGCCADLSFLNLSKNSFSHRKVKDTLPLFRQFFSSAFSLTHVSLASMKLPSDVLRALLAGLTSNPHINDLHLDISGCELRTAGAAVIQEFFPRVSSIATLDISDNGLDADLLTVLPALSRHPSLKNLHLGKNFNIKHRVLDEVLQKLVQLIQDEECALQSLSLSDSRLRSRGTMLVNALGSNTCLRKVDLSGNNMEDIGAKMLSKALQINTTLRSVTWDRNNTSAAGFLDVARALEHNFTLQYMPLPLSDISQAYRSAPERTEQALTKIQRALVRNNQTQRFSQRQALRLHQGLVTSTAEQVMERLCVRVQQQVCVLRGAGEVEEIQAAKQVLKEARSSRALYPSLCELAHVLSVDGPVRQRLDSLAGELAKAADQELQVIVDSMMSLCRELCPLSSSAAERLSPPLSSVSERVSIPRSAIRTALMERAAQDIHRALEEVKLSVVSYLTNSIVDQILQELYTTHKTLVRQVSHLKRWDGMCEDGAGWRLNRHRDSLDITDEELGTSIDTIAIKKHSSRTRRIRPVSTRLSLCDDSSSSPPPSLPSYSSPLSRSASWEGLSELPTQGLPLLHVTRVRPRPPRRHKGGHVPAETHCSENGGISPLDDGLPDFYTKRVLPDSQLSSLHKAHSLRRKKRRNMLAIFSFRKNRNQTLPTQGPQESEAESYGDGCHTVSTAPTGTATENVYTLLQPPRSAARAGSPGDGADGKTIDHHGKNTLVLSPTPVPGIPHPGVGGSKHPFYSHREKPEADAVFDLPLETDKYWVDDKPRSTEVVQVGKPRLEAGQSDQHAERQGADDRLQERTFGEARATDRQADRYKTESRHPNRHVDRQWTVDRHTQRQIDRKIERQWMGGRQLDRSWSENRPMDIQLDNQWTEGRQQSRRTDRQVQTLQLAQRPLPPYPSDRTPSPKQETDAPKATEWHQQQETQGDRLMCPDAVEGFTEGWRGGIGGAGGGRAAPTASKPDPPPQSSKPSMSKLRQRHRLESSDALPALPALPGTEEEGDVERDPGKMEKKDIEKRRDLESHPPPIPEKQPSYVTFPKESANERNLPPPPVPPPVIKPVHGLPDRAASQGEEGLRPQAPVKPQRNRKAMSCDAGTDRESPNNVEKPQNRKPPVKKPRLPQNRNKSLDMSDSINSAPGHSELL, encoded by the exons GTCCTCACGACATGGCGTCTCTATTTCCTGGCTCCGAAGGTTCCCGCTAAG GTCGAATCCACCTTCAACTTCCTGGAGATTCGAGCTCTGAATTCACACCCTGATCACCAG GTCATCATCGACACTGATAAGTCCAGCTTCTGCCTGAGGTTTGAATCGCGGGAACATGTCAATCATGTGGTCAGCCATATTAATTACGCCCTCTCTCGAATATTCAACAACTCCATTTTTGC CCCGTCCATCTGTCATTCTGACAGTGACCTTTCTGAAGGCAGCAGGAAGTATTCGCCCAGCTCCGAGACTTCAGTGGAAACCCAGAGGGCCTGTG GAGGCTTCTCGGAGACCTACGCCGCTCTGTGCGACTATAATGGCATCAGCTGCAAGGAGGAAGTGCAGTGG GACGTGGACACCATCTATCACTCCCAGGATAACCGGGAGTTTAACCTGCTGGACTTCAGCCACCTGGAGAGCAG GGATTTAGCAGTTATTGTCGCATCAATGGCGTATAACACCTGGTTTACTAAGCTGTACTGCAAAGACCTGCGCATT gggtcagaggtcacagagcaGGTCCTGCATACAATCAGCAAATCGTCCAGCCTTGAGGAGATCACTCTGGAGAACGCAGGGCTCAAATC AGATTTCCCACAGAAGATGTCAGCTGCCCTTTCAGAGAACCCTGCCTCTGTCATCCACTCGCTCAACTTGGCCCACAACTCACTGGACAACCAAG GTGTGTCCAACTTAATACAGCAGGTGTGTCGCCTCAGCAAGGGACTCCGCCTGCTCAACCTCTCCAAGACCTCACTCACCTCCAAAG gagtggtgtctctctctcaggctcTGTGCTCCAGCGACGAGTACTCCAACTCTCTCCTGCACCTGGACCTGAGCAAGAACCCCGGTGTCCTCTCGGGGGAGGATGCCTCG AACTTGTATCTCTTCTTGTCGCAGCCCAACTGCCTGGTCCATTTGGATCTGTCAGGCACAGATTGCTCCGTAGACTCA CTATTTGGGGCTCTTCTGAGGGGGTGCTGCGCTGATCTCTCCTTTCTGAATCTCTCCAAAAATTCCTTCTCCCACAG GAAAGTGAAGGACACGCTGCCGTTGTTCCGTCAGTTCTTCAGCTCGGCCTTCAGCCTCACTCACGTCAGCCTGGCCTCTATGAAGCTGCCCTCTGATGTTCTGAG GGCTCTCCTCGCAGGGTTAACCTCCAACCCTCATATCAACGACCTTCATCTGGACATCAGTGGCTGTGAG CTGAGgactgcaggagctgctgttaTCCAGGAATTCTTCCCCCGGGTCTCCTCCATTGCCACTCTGGATATCTCAGACAATG gtcTGGATGCAGATTTGCTCACAGTGCTCCCAGCACTCTCCAGACATCCTTCCCTCAAAAACCTTCATCTGGGCAAGAACTTCAACATCAAACACAG GGTTCTGGATGAGGTCCTGCAGAAGCTGGTTCAACTCATACAGGACGAGGAATGT gcCCTGcagtctctgtccctgtccgACTCGCGCCTGCGCTCCCGGGGCACCATGCTGGTCAACGCCCTGGGCAGCAACACCTGCCTTAGAAAAGTGGACCTGAGCGGGAACAACATGGAGGACATCGGAGCCAAGATGCTGAGCAAAGCGCTGCAGATCAACACCACGCTCAG GAGTGTGACATGGGATCGCAACAACACCTCCGCTGCAGGATTTCTCGATGTGGCCCGAGCACTTGAACA TAATTTCACGTTGCAATACATGCCTCTACCCCTAAGTGACATCAGCCAGGCGTACCGCAGCGCCCCCGAGAGGACAGAGCAGGCACTGACCAAG ATCCAGCGCGCTCTGGTGAGGAACAACCAGACCCAGCGCTTCTCCCAGCGCCAAGCTCTGCGGCTGCACCAAGGCCTGGTTACGAGCACCGCCGAACAG GTGATGGAGCgcctctgtgtgcgtgtgcagcagcaggtgtgtgtgttacgaGGTGCCGGGGAAGTGGAGGAGATTCAAGCCGCTAAACAAGTGCTGAAAGAGGCTAGGAGTTCCCGCGCT CTCTACCCTTCACTGTGTGAGCTGGCTCATGTGCTGTCTGTGGACGGGCCGGTGCGGCAGCGGCTGGACTCTCTGGCTGGTGAACTTGCCAAAGCTGCAGATCAGGAGCTTCAG GTGATCGTCGACTCTATGATGTCTCTGTGTCGCGAGCTCTGTCCTTTATCTTCTTCTGCGGCGGAGAGGTTGAGTCCTCCTCTCTCGTCTGTATCAGAGCGCGTGTCCATCCCTCGATCTGCCATTCGGACAGCGCTTATGGAAAGAGCAGCGCAAGACATTCACCGAGCTTTAGA GGAAGTGAAGCTGTCAGTCGTTTCCTATCTCACCAACTCCATTGTGGACCAAATCCTCCAGGAGCTCTACACCACCCATAAAACCCTGGTAA GGCAGGTGTCACACCTTAAACGGTGGGATGGCATGTGTGAAGACGGGGCAGGTTGGAGAttgaacagacacagagactctCTGGACATCACAGATGAGGAGCTTGGCACCAGCATA GACACAATAGCCATTAAGAAGCACAGCTCGAGAACAAGACGAATACGACCTGTCTCCACGAGACTGA GTCTGTGTGAcgactccagctcctctccaccCCCCTCTCTGCCATCGTACTCATCACCACTGTCCCGCTCGGCATCATGGGAGGGCCTGTCAGAGCTACCTACACAGGGCTTGCCTCTACTTCATGTGACACGGGTTCGGCCAAGACCGCCACGCAGGCATAAAGGAGGACACGTCCCTGCTGAGACA cACTGCAGCGAAAATGGAGGAATCAGCCCTCTTGATGATGGACTTCCTGACTTCTACACTAAAAGAGTGCTCCCTGATAG TCAGCTCTCATCTCTGCACAAAGCTCACTctctgcggaggaagaagaggagaaacatgcTCGCCATCTTCAGTTTCCGCAAGAACCGCAACCAAACTCTGCCCACTCAGGGGCCTCAGGAGTCTGAAGCAGAGAGCTATGGAGATGGGTGTCACACTGTTTCTACAGCACCCACTGG AACGGCCACAGAGAACGTGTACACACTCCTGCAGCCTCCGAGGTCCGCCGCCAGAGCTGGATCTCCTGGTGatggggctgatgggaaaacGATCGATCACCATGGGAAAAACACCCTTGTCCTGAGTCCAACCCCAGTGCCGGGCATCCCTCACCCAGGCGTGGGAGGAAGCAAACATCCCTTCTATTCTCACAGAGAG AAACCTGAAGCAGATGCTGTGTTCGATCTGCCGTTGGAGACGGACAAGTACTGGGTGGACGACAAACCGAGATCAACGGAGGTGGTGCAAGTAGGCAAGCCGCGGTTGGAAGCGGGGCAGAGTGATCAGCATGCAGAGAGACAGGGGGCTGACGACAGGCTGCAAGAAAGAACTTTTGGAGAGGCGAGAGCGACCGACAGACAAGCGGACAGGTACAAGACTGAGAGCAGACATCCAAACAGACATGTGGACAGACAGTGGACAGTTGACAGACACACCCAGCGGCAGATTgacagaaagatagaaagacagTGGATGGGCGGGAGGCAACTAGACAGGTCGTGGTCAGAGAACAGGCCGATGGACATACAGTTGGACAATCAGTGGACTGAGGGCagacagcagagcaggaggaccGACAGACAAGTGCAAACGCTTCAATTGGCTCAAAGGCCGCTGCCGCCATACCCATCGGACAGGACACCGTCACCGAAACAGGAAACGGATGCTCCGAAAGCCACAGAGTGGCATCAGCAGCAGGAAACGCAGGGAGACAGACTCATGTGTCCTGATGCTGTTGAAGGGTTTACagaaggatggagaggaggcataggaggagcagggggaggtcGAGCTGCTCCCACTGCATCTAAACCTGATCCCCCGCCACAAAGCAGTAAACCCAGTATGTCTAAGCTGAGGCAGAGACATCGGCTGGAGAGCTCAGACGCTCTCCCAGCCCTGCCAGCTCTACCAG gtacagaggaggaaggagatgtgGAGAGGGATCCTGGAAAGATGGAAAAGAAGGACATCGAAAAAAGAAGAGATTTGGAGAGTCACCCTCCACCGATTCCAGAAAAG CAGCCCTCGTATGTGACTTTTCCAAAAGaatcagccaatgagaggaacttacctcctcctcctgtgccGCCTCCTGTTATTAAACCAGTTCATGGACTCCCAGACAGAGCTGCAAGTCAAG GTGAAGAAGGGCTGCGACCTCAGGCACCAGTGAAACCACAGAGGAACAGAAAGGCCATGTCCTGTGACGCAG GCACTGACAGGGAAAGCCCTAATAATGTTGAGAAGCCCCAAAATCGCAAACCCCCTGTGAAAAAACCTAGACTCCCCCAAAACAGAAATAAGTCACTGGACATGTCTG ACAGCATCAACTCTGCACCTGGTCACAGCGAGCTGTTGTGA